A stretch of Carnobacterium iners DNA encodes these proteins:
- a CDS encoding CopY/TcrY family copper transport repressor → MKTATPIKITEAEWEIMRVAWASGTVTSREIIKVLENKKQWKATTIKTLIGRLVDKKALMTKKEGNKFIYSALVTEENSMEFYTDDVLTRVCTKHRGQLISNMIVDTILSKSDIEMLRTLLEQKEIKALDEVPCKCVTGQCECNLRHH, encoded by the coding sequence ATGAAAACAGCGACTCCAATTAAAATTACAGAAGCAGAATGGGAAATTATGCGTGTAGCTTGGGCTAGTGGAACGGTTACTAGTAGAGAAATTATTAAAGTCCTTGAAAATAAAAAGCAGTGGAAAGCGACCACTATCAAAACGCTAATTGGTCGATTGGTTGATAAAAAAGCATTGATGACAAAAAAAGAAGGGAATAAATTTATTTACTCAGCTTTAGTAACTGAAGAAAATAGTATGGAATTCTATACTGATGATGTTCTCACCCGAGTTTGTACTAAACATAGGGGACAGCTTATTAGTAACATGATAGTTGATACTATATTAAGTAAATCTGATATTGAAATGTTAAGAACATTATTAGAACAAAAAGAAATAAAAGCACTAGATGAGGTTCCGTGTAAATGTGTAACCGGACAATGTGAATGTAACTTACGTCACCACTAA
- a CDS encoding heavy metal translocating P-type ATPase has protein sequence MENKTFSIEGMTCASCAQTIEKSINKLPGVKAVTVNLATEKMTVQFDELSLTESDIQKSVASAGYKAVSNIRKKTFNIEGMTCASCAQTIEKETQKLPGMEVSAVNLATEKMIVQYNPTILNVSDITKTVANAGYEAHEEIDSAKSVDLDQEKKQQHIKDVWHRFLMSTIFTIPLLYIAMGHMLGLSLPEIIDPLVHPIVFSLTQLLLTLPVMYYGRSFFIVGFKTLFKGRPNMDSLIALGTSAAFIYSLFGTYMIYLGDTSFTMALYYESAAVILTLITLGNYFEAVSKGKTSEAIKKLMGLAPKTARVLRKDQETEVAIDEVQVGDVVVVRPGEKVPVDGIVLEGSTSIDESMLTGESMPVEKNPSDKVIGASINKNGSFQYRVTNVGKDTALSQIIKLVEDAQGSKAPIAKLADKISGVFVPIVIVLAIFAGLAWFFLGQESWIFALTIMISVLVIACPCALGLATPTAIMVGTGKGAENGVLIKSGGALETTHKIKTIVFDKTGTITEGKPKVTDILTVNGFSETNLLILAASAEKGSEHPLGEAIVNGAKERNLELRKTESFNAIPGLGIEVSIDGQHLLLGNKKLMDERQISLGNLAKSSDELASQGKTPMYISKDGKIAGIIAVADTVKKNSLKAIEKLHRMGIEVAMITGDNKRTAEAIAKQVGIDRVLSEVLPEDKGNEVKKLQAEGKKVAMVGDGINDAPALAQADIGIAIGSGTDVAMESADIVLMRSDLMDVPTAVELSKETIKNIRENLFWAFAYNILGIPVAMGLLYIFGGPLLSPVIAAAAMSFSSVSVLLNALRLKRFKPSNIK, from the coding sequence GTGGAGAACAAAACTTTTAGTATAGAGGGAATGACTTGTGCTTCCTGCGCACAAACTATTGAAAAGTCTATAAATAAATTACCAGGTGTAAAAGCAGTAACAGTTAATCTAGCAACGGAAAAAATGACTGTTCAGTTTGATGAATTATCTTTAACAGAATCAGATATTCAAAAATCAGTTGCAAGTGCAGGATATAAGGCAGTATCGAATATACGGAAAAAAACTTTTAATATAGAGGGAATGACGTGTGCTTCTTGTGCACAAACTATTGAAAAGGAAACACAGAAACTTCCAGGCATGGAAGTTTCAGCTGTCAATCTAGCGACAGAAAAAATGATAGTTCAATATAATCCAACTATACTGAATGTATCAGATATAACGAAGACAGTTGCTAATGCGGGATATGAAGCACATGAAGAAATAGATTCTGCTAAATCAGTTGATTTAGATCAGGAAAAGAAACAGCAGCACATTAAAGATGTCTGGCATAGATTCTTAATGTCGACTATCTTTACGATACCCTTATTGTACATTGCTATGGGGCATATGTTAGGTCTATCCTTACCAGAAATCATTGATCCATTAGTACACCCAATAGTTTTTTCTCTAACTCAATTACTGTTAACACTACCAGTTATGTACTACGGACGTAGCTTCTTTATAGTCGGTTTCAAGACGTTATTTAAAGGACGCCCAAATATGGATTCTCTCATCGCTCTTGGTACCAGTGCAGCATTTATTTATAGCTTATTTGGAACCTATATGATTTATTTAGGGGATACTAGTTTTACGATGGCCCTTTATTATGAATCTGCAGCCGTTATTTTAACACTTATTACTTTAGGAAATTATTTCGAAGCTGTTTCAAAAGGCAAAACCTCAGAAGCTATAAAAAAATTAATGGGCCTAGCGCCAAAAACAGCTCGTGTGTTACGAAAAGACCAAGAAACAGAAGTAGCGATTGATGAAGTACAAGTTGGAGATGTAGTTGTTGTTCGACCAGGTGAAAAAGTACCTGTTGATGGAATCGTATTAGAAGGAAGCACTTCAATTGATGAGTCGATGTTGACAGGTGAAAGTATGCCGGTTGAAAAAAATCCTAGTGATAAGGTTATCGGCGCAAGTATTAATAAGAACGGAAGCTTCCAATATAGAGTGACAAATGTTGGTAAAGATACCGCATTATCACAAATTATCAAGTTAGTGGAAGATGCTCAAGGGTCAAAAGCTCCAATTGCAAAATTAGCAGATAAAATTTCTGGGGTTTTTGTCCCAATTGTTATCGTACTTGCTATTTTTGCTGGTTTAGCCTGGTTCTTCTTAGGACAAGAGTCATGGATTTTTGCTTTAACGATCATGATCTCTGTCCTTGTAATTGCTTGTCCTTGTGCGTTGGGCTTGGCGACACCTACGGCTATCATGGTAGGTACAGGAAAAGGAGCGGAAAACGGAGTCTTAATCAAGAGTGGAGGAGCTTTAGAAACGACTCATAAAATTAAGACAATTGTGTTTGATAAGACAGGGACTATCACTGAAGGTAAGCCTAAAGTGACTGATATTCTAACTGTGAATGGTTTTTCTGAAACAAACCTCTTAATTCTAGCTGCTTCCGCTGAAAAAGGTTCGGAGCATCCACTTGGTGAAGCGATTGTTAATGGAGCTAAAGAAAGAAATCTAGAATTGAGAAAGACAGAATCATTTAATGCTATTCCTGGACTTGGTATTGAAGTGAGTATTGATGGACAACATTTATTGCTTGGAAATAAGAAGTTAATGGATGAAAGACAAATTTCGTTGGGAAATCTAGCCAAATCTTCAGATGAACTGGCTAGTCAAGGTAAAACTCCGATGTATATTTCAAAAGATGGGAAAATTGCTGGGATTATTGCTGTTGCAGATACCGTTAAAAAAAATAGTTTAAAAGCCATTGAAAAGCTACACCGAATGGGTATTGAAGTAGCTATGATTACAGGAGATAACAAACGCACTGCAGAAGCGATTGCTAAACAAGTTGGTATTGATCGAGTGCTGAGTGAAGTATTGCCAGAAGACAAAGGGAATGAAGTGAAAAAACTTCAGGCTGAGGGTAAAAAAGTTGCCATGGTCGGAGATGGTATCAATGACGCGCCAGCATTAGCACAAGCAGACATTGGTATCGCTATCGGTTCTGGAACAGATGTGGCAATGGAATCAGCTGATATTGTTTTGATGAGAAGTGACTTAATGGATGTTCCAACAGCTGTGGAATTAAGTAAGGAAACAATTAAAAATATTAGAGAAAATCTATTCTGGGCATTTGCTTACAATATTTTGGGCATTCCAGTAGCAATGGGGCTGCTATATATATTTGGTGGACCTTTATTAAGCCCAGTCATTGCAGCGGCTGCAATGAGCTTTAGTTCAGTATCGGTGTTATTAAATGCATTACGCTTGAAGAGATTTAAACCATCTAATATAAAATAG